From Calonectris borealis chromosome 9, bCalBor7.hap1.2, whole genome shotgun sequence, one genomic window encodes:
- the SSR3 gene encoding translocon-associated protein subunit gamma produces the protein MAPKGGPGGRQQSEEDLLLQDFSRNLSAKSSALFFGNAFIVSAIPIWLYWRIWHMDLVQSAVLYSVMTLISTYLVAFAYKNVKFVLKHKVAQKREDAVSKEVTRKLSEADNRKMSRKEKDERILWKKNEVADYEATTFSIFYNNTLFLVLVIIASFFVLKNFNPTVNYILSISASSGLIALLSTGSK, from the exons ATGGCTCCCaagggcggccccggcgggcggcagcAGTCGGAGGAGGACCTGCTCCTGCAGGACTTCAGCCGCAACCTCTCCGCCAAGTCCTCCGCGCTCTTCTTCGGCAACGCCTTCATCGTCTCCGCCATCCCCATCT ggctTTACTGGAGGATATGGCATATGGATCTCGTTCAGTCTGCCGTCCTGTATAGCGTAATGACCCTCATCAGTACCTATCTGGTAGCTTTTGCATATAAGAACGTCAAGTTTGTTCTCAAACACAA AGTAGCACAGAAAAGAGAAGACGCTGTTTCCAAAGAAGTTACTCGCAAGCTGTCTGAGGCAGACAATAGGAAGATGTCTCGTAAGGAGAAGGATGAAAG aattctgtggaagaaaaatgaagttgcaGATTATGAAGCAACAACTTTTTCCATCTTCTACAACAATACTCTCTTTCTGGTCTTGGTCATCATTGCTTCATTTTTCGTGCTGAAGAACTTCAACCCCACTGT AAACTATATTCTTTCTATAAGTGCTTCATCTGGACTGATTGCTCTGCTATCTACAGGATCCAagtag